GGCCGTGGCCAAGGCGCAGGCTCGCATCGCGGAGCTGGAGCGGGCGATCAGCGCCGTGGAGCCGAAGGTGGTTGTGAAGGAGGTGAAGAAGGTGGAGCAGGACCCAAGGCTCCTCCGAGAGGCGTCCAGGCTCAggggcctcctggaggaggagaggaagaagaacgGGGCTCTGGCCAGGGAGCTGAAGGAGCTGCACGAGCAGCACAGCGTGGCGGAGAAGCAGAAGCCCAGAGTGGCCCTGCAGGAGCGCGTCCACGAGATCTTCCACGTGGACCCGGAGACCGAGCGGGAGATCGCGCGGCTCAGGGTCGAGCTGCAGGACACGGCCCGCAAGAGGGGCGGCGTGGAGGAGGCGGTGGGGCAGCTGCTGCCCGAGCTGGCGGTCCTGCGGGCGCAGAAGCCCACGGTGGAGTACAAGGAGGTGACGAAGGAGGTGGTGAAGCACGAGCGGAGCCCGGAGGTGCTGCGGGAGATCGACCGCCTGAAGGCTCAGCTCAACGAGCTGGTCAACGGCAGCGGGCGGGCCCAGGAGCAGCTCATCCGCCTGCAGGGGGAGCGCGACGAGTGGCGGCGGGCGCGGGCCAAGGTGGAGACCAGGACGGTGAGCAAGGAGGTGGTGCGCCGCGAGAAGGACCCGGTCCTGGAGCAGGAGGCCCGGCGGCTGCGCCAAGAGGTGCGGGAGGCGGCTCAGAAGCGTCGGGCCACCGAGGCCGTGGTCTACGAGCTGCAGAACAAGTACCTGCTGCTGGAGAGGAGGCGGCCCGAGGAGAAGGTGGTGCTGCAGGAGGTGGTGGTTACCCAGAAGGACCCAAAGCTGCGCGAGGAGCACAGCCGGCTGAGCCGCAGCCTGGACGAGCAGGTGGCCCGGCGGCGGCAGCTGGAGCGGGAGGTGCAGCAGCTGCAGGCGGCCATCGAGGAGGACGAGGCCCTGCTGGGCTTCCAGGAGGACCGCAGCAAGAAGCTGGCGGCCGAGCGGGAGCTGCGGCAGCTGACCCTGCGGGTCCAGGAGCTGGAGAGGCGGCCTCCCACGGTGCAGGAGAAGATCGTCATGGAGGAGGTGGTCCAGCTGGAGAAGGACCCGGACCTGGAGAAGTCCACGGAGGCCCTGCGGCGGGCCCTGGACCAGGAGAAGACGCGGGTGTCGGAACTGCATCTGGAGTGCAAGAACCTGCAGGTGCAGATCGACGTCCTCCAGAAAACCAAATCGCAGGAGAGGACCATCTACAAGGAAGTGATCAGGGTGGAGCAGGACCGGGTGCTGGAGGGCGAGCGCTCCCGGGCGTGGGAGGCGCTCAGCAGGGAGCGCGCCGCCCGGCAGAGCCGCGAGGAGGGGGCCAGGCGCCTGCGGGAGCGGATCGACCGGGCCGAGGCGCTGAAGCGGACCTGGTCGCGGGAGGAGGCCGAGCTCCAGCAGGCCCGGGACCAGGCGAGCCAGGAGTGCGGGCAGCTGCGGCAGGAGCTGCGGGAGCTggagaagcagaagcagcagcaggtgaTAGACCTGCAGGAGGAGTCCAAGTTGCGCAGCCAGAAGACGGAGAGCGAGCGGCAGAGGGCGGCCCAGCGGGGCCAGGAGCTCTCGCAGCTCGAGGCGGCCATCCTCCGAGAGAAGGACCAGATCTACGAGAAGGAGCGGACCCTCCGCGACCTCCACGCCAAGGTGAGCCGCGAGGAGCTCAGCCAGGAGACCCAGACGCGCGAGACCAACCTCTCCACCAAGATCTCCATCTTGGAGCCCGAGACGGGGAGGGACCTGTCGCCGTACGAGGCCTATAAGCGGGGCATCATTGACCGAGGCCAGTACCTCCAGCTGCAGGAGCTCGAGTGTGACTGGGAGGAGATCACCACCTCCGGCCCCCGCGGGGAGGAGTCTGTGCTCCTGGACCGCAAGAGCGGGAAGCAGTACTCCATCGAGGCCGCCCTGCGCGGCCGGCGCATCTCCAAGGAGGAGTACCACCTCTACAAGGACGGCCGCCTCCCCATCGGCGAGTTCGCCCTGCTCGTGGCAGGCGAGACCAAGCCCTGCGCCTCCCTCTCCATCGGCGCCATCATCTCCAAGTCCCCGCTCGCCTCCCCGGGCCCCCAGAGCGCCGGTTTCTTCTCTCCCGGCTTCTCCCTTGGGCTCGGCGAGGACAGCGTCCCTATCGCCGGGGTCTACGACACAACCACAGACAACAAGTGCACCATCAAGACGGCCGTGGCCAAGAACATGCTGGACCCCATCACTGGGCAGAAACTGCTGGAGGCGCAGGCGGCCACGGGGGGCATCGTGGACCTCCTCAGCCGAGAGCGCTACTCCGTGCACAAGGCCGTGGAGAGGGGGCTGATCGAGAACAGCGCAACGCAGAGGCTGCTTAACGCCCAGAAGGCCTTCACCGGCATCGAGGACCCCGTCACCAAGAAGCGGCTGTCGGTGGGCGAGGCCATCCGGAAGGGCTGGATGCCCCTGGAGAGCGTGCTCCCGCACCTGCAGGCGCAGCACCTGACCGGGGGGCTCATCGACCCCAAGAGGACAGGCCGCATCCCCCTCTCGCAGGCCGTGCTCTCCGGAATGATCAGTGAAGAGCTGGCCCAGCTCCTGCAGGACGAGAGCAGCTACGAGAAGGATCTGACAGACCCCATCTCCAAGGAGAGGATGAGCTACAAGGAGGCCATGGGGCGCTGCCGGAAAGACCCGCTGAGCGGCCTGCTGCTCCTGCCAGCCTCCCTGGAGGGGTACCGCTGCTACCGTTCGGCCTCCCCCACCGCCCCACGCTCCCTGCGCTGACGGGGGCCTGGGGGGGGAGGCATGCGTGAGGGGGAGGGTAGGATGCACGCACCCTGGGTCCCCACGCAGCCTGGTCTGAGGGGTGGGGCTTCCCACTGTCCGACCTGTGTCCCCATTCCTCAAATGCGCTTGGCGCTGGGTTCCCTCCCCGAACCTGGTACCTAAACCACCCCCAACCCGGCagccctcttttcctccctccccgcccAGCACTTGCAATAAACAGCTTCTCAGGTGGGTGTCTGGTTCACATTTGGGAATGGGGCATGACCGCGAGGGAGGGATAGTGCTGCTTGGGTCCCTCCCAGGTGGCCCTGCTGGGAACGGGGTGGCTCCTTTGACTCTGGGAGGGATCCGGCGTGGGGAGGTCATGGAGAATCCGGCTCAGGGCCACTCGGTTCAGGCCAGGACGGTCTCCAGCCCTCTGTCAACCTCCCCCATGTCAGCAAGTGCCTGGTTcccaaccctccccacccccccactccccgcctcccccgccaccccagcAGAAAAACATTGGAACGCTCAGGAATGCACCTCTCTCTccttagtttttaaaggaatgcgtcgcttttattttctgctcttaaAGCCAGAGACAGACAAACCCAAGCACATCCTAGGTGAAAACACCCCTTCGAACAGCCACATGCCCGACCTCTGGGGTTGGGCGCTGCCTGTCTTCCTCGCTCCGCTTCCTGTTTAACTTGGGGACGCTTAACTGGAACTCAACTCTTCCCTAAAACACTTTAAATCCAAAAAGACCAGCCGGGGGGACCCCCTGCCCTCGGGGTCCGGGCAGGCTTCCCGCTCTCCTCGGCACCTGCTGTTCTGGTGCCAGGGGACCCCGCCTCTAATGCACCCCCTCCCTCGTGCTTGGGGCTTCTGTGCCCCTATCTCGAAACGGCACCAATGAACCCAACAAACAACACAGGAACACGCCAACCTGCTGGCAGGACTAACCCAAACTCAGCCCTCTGGCAGCTGATGCCACTCTGCTCTCTCCCCAGATGTGGCCTCTTTCTTGGCAAGTGAGTGGGGAGGCCGGGGGGCAGCAGCCGGAGAGAGCCTCAGAGGCGGCGGGCCTCACACACTCTCAGCGGCAGAAACGCTCCAGCGCACACTGGTGGGGGGCCGGGGAGCTCTCGGTGGACGAGAAGTACGGGTGGGCAAGGGCGGCCTTGGCCGAGATCCGCCGGCTGGGGTCGTACTGCAGGAGTTGCTgcacaggaaggaggaggaggcaagagATGGGGTCTGGGGGTGACCAGACGGGAGAGGAATGGCCCGCCCAGGGTCCAGCTGGAGGGCCCCAAGCCCCAGAGCAGCTGCCTTCAAGCCCGGAACTGACCGAAGCCACTACCTCCCAGCTCGAGAGCCAGTGCTGGACACTCCTGGAATCTGGGGACAAAGACTCTGTCCTAGTCCAGCCCTGCCAAGTCACCTGCTTCTCCTACAGGTCCCCAAGGCCGCGTCAGTCTCTCCCCTTCCtgacagaggttcccaggctctcaCCTAAGTCTAGTTGAGACAGACTTCTCTCTAGGCATCTGGAAGAGGGGCCAGACCTGCCTGGGGAGCATACTTGAGGGCAAGATAGAAACTCAAAATCCCTAAACCCGGCCAGGCTGTGGAAGGGCCTCGTGCCTTGGAGCCGCCAGGGTGGGAGCTGAGAGCCTTGGCTGGAAGTCCAGGCGGTCCTGCTGGCCCTGGACGGGGAGCCAAACACAGCCCTCTGGAAAGCTGGGCACATAGCCTGAACTTGACCTGGCTGCCCCGCCTTCCTCTGACCCAAGGACACATGCTGAGAGACACATGCTGAGTCTTTGGGGAAAAGAAGGGACGGTTCTGCTCGAGGCCCCCTGGGCAGCCTGGCCTGGGCCAGCCCAAGGGGTCAGGATGGTGCCACAGGAGGGGTGGGTGAGGCCTGCGGCCGGGGCCTAGGCAGCGGGGAGCAGCCTCATGTGAAGAGTAACCGCCGTGGAAGGTCCTGTGGGGATGCCCAGGACGGGGGAGGTGTGGGCCCTGCCTGGGAACGCTTCCAGCTTACACGGGGTGAGAGTGTccccaaggaaaaaaattaccaaaacacAAGGCAACACGACAAAGGGCACGTGGCACAGCATAAAAGCAAGGCTAGCTAGAAGGGGGGCAGTTCTAAAGGGGAAGATGAACAGGGCGCTTATCCTGGGAGAGGCCTGCACGTGGAACAGGCTGCCTGCGTGGGGACGAGCCAGCCGTGTGCAGGGGTCAGAAAAGAGACCAGCGTGGACTCAGAAGGAGCCCAGGTTACATAAGCGGCTGGGTGACGAGGGGACACGTTAGCAGCAGCTGGCGCTCGGAGGCCTTACTTGCCCTCTGCCGTCTCCCTGGACCTACCGTGAGCAGGTCCCTGCCCTCTGGCTCCAGGCTGGGCACGAtctcctccagccccttcctggTCCACTTGGGGAAGCTGCCCTTATAGTCAGGCAGCTGGGTGACTCCCGGCCACATGGCTTCACTGGGTGTCCCCAGGGTCCGAAAGATACGAAAGAGCTGATCAATCTCAGAGTCGCCAGGAAACAGGGCTCTGCGGGTCACCTGGGACGGGGGAGGGAGAAGGCGTGGGGTCTCTTTGCTTGTCATACAGGGTCCAGGACCAGGAAAGAGGCCTGACCTGGGGGGGTGCCTTCAAGACTCTCTTTCCCAGGGCTGGGCCCCGAGTCCTGGCCTTCTCAGGAAAAAGGCCTGCTGCCTCAGACCTTCCGCCAGTCCCAAACACCCGTTAAGTCTCCTCTAATGGGAGACtcagagcccccccaccccccgccctgggAGGACCCTGCCTGTGGCCTCTCTGTGGCCATGTTTGTCCCTCTCCCTACCATCTCCGCAAAGATGCAGCCAATGCTCCAGACATCCACAGCCGTCGAGTAGAACTTGCAGCCCAGGAGGATCTCGGGGGCCCGATACCAAAGGGTCACCACCTGCAGGGGCAAGAAAACCGCCACCAGTCAGGGTGGCCGAGGGCCCTGGCGACATCCACCTTCTCCAGACCCTGTCCCGCGGTACCTCATGGGTGTAGGTGCGTAGGGGCACCCCGAAGGCTCGGGCCAGCCCGAAGTCAGCCAGCTTGATGGCCCCCAACTCATTGATGAGCAGATTCTGGGGCTTCAGGTCTCGGTGGATGACCCGATGCGAGTGGCAGAAGTTCACCCCCTGCAGCAGCTGGAAGAGGTAGCTCTGGAACAGCGGGCGTGAGAAAGAGCTGGCTGAGCGGACGCAGGGCTGGCTGAGCGGACGCAGGGCTGGCTGAGCGGGGCCTGGCTGGTCTTCCCCCCGACCTCCCACCCGGGGTACCTTGACCAAGTGCAGAGGGAGCTCGGAGGCCGGGGTGGCGTCCATGTACTTCTTCAGGTCCTGGCTGAGGAACTCAAACACCAGGTAAAGCTTCTTCTCGCTGTGCACCACGTCCAGCAGCCTGGCCGGGGGACGCCCGTCAGCGCGTGGCTCCCAGCCGGGCGGGGACAGGCCcccttcccactccttccccgCCGCACCTGACGATGTTGGGGTGCTTAAGCTCTTTGAGCAGGGAGATCTCTCTGATGGCGGTGCTCGGGACCCCTTCGGTCtccctggaggagaggagggcacCGTAGTGGGGGCCAGAGCAGAGAAGGGTGCCTCTGTCCCAGAGGGGGTGTCACCTGTGTCCCCTATTCCCTAAGGATAGCCCAACCCCGGCCACAGGGCGCTGTGCTCCTGGCCACTTGCTCGTCATCCCCAGGGGCCCAATGTGCAAGGGCTGTACCTCGGTAGCCGCCCCCCTTGTAACCGGGAGTTGAACATAAAACCCTGAAGTGAGGGACAGGCAGGGGGAGCTCCTGGGGCTGAGGGTCACCCCCCGACGAGGGGGTCTCGGCGGCCGTCCCAGCACTCACAGATCCAGCCTGATCTTCTTGAGGGCCACAAGCTGCCCCGTCTCCTTGTTCTTGGCCTTGTACACCACCCCATAGGTGCCCTCACCAATCTTCTCTACCTTCTGGAACACGTCCATGGCCGCAGAGCTGCCCTGGAAACAGACGGCGCCTGGGGCCTTCGCCCCCACGCCCAGCACCCCACTGCCTCTCCAGCCTCCACGGcccccctgcccagggccccccATGCTGCGGCCTGTGGCCCCCAGGGCTCACCCTGCTCTGCCTGCCAGGCCGCCCTGGCCCCGGCCCGGTGCCCACCCcgaccccagcccatccctgggATCCTGGCTTGGAGCGAGGCCGCCCCTGGTCCAGCCCCGGCAGGACAGGAacccccaggccccaggaggcAGCTGCCCCGAGCCGGCTACGGAGTGCGAGCGGGCCCAAACctcccggccccggccccgggcgCTGCCTGGCCAGGCCTGAGCCTGCGGAAGCGGAAGGTTGCCCAGAGGGGCCGCCCAGGTGGGCCGGGGTCAGCTTGGGGCAGAGGTCAGGGGTCAGGAAGAGCTTCTGAAGCCACAGTCCGGCCCTAGGCCGCACGGCCAGGGTGAGCAGCTGGGCCCGGCCTGTTTGGAGGACTCTCAGCCTCCTGGGAAGGTAGAACCTTGGCAGGAGCAGCCCCCCGGCGTCCTGGGACCCCCACCTGGGCCCTGGCACCCCCCCCCAGGTCCCTCCCCTCAGGCGCCCAGCCCAGAATTCACCAGAAACCCTGCGCTCCTGCAGCCTCACTGCGGGGCAGGCGGCCGGCTCCGAGGCTCCCCCTCCTGGCCCCTGCTGGCGCTGCACCACGTGCACACACGGCTCGGCCACCACCAGGCTTTATTCACAAGGACCTTCTGGAAGCCTCCAGGACAGCACAGGAAGCCCAGCCCCCGGCACCCCAGAGCCCAGCCTTCTGCAATTGGGGTGTGGTCAGGCTTCAGAGCCTCACACCCCAGGCTCTGGGACAGTTCCGATTAGCAACCCCGCCTCTCTTCTCTCCGGCCCCAGAAAAGGTCGTCTCTCCAGGGAAGCTTCTGCATCTTCTCCGCAGCAGCTTTGGCGCAGCCGGATGGCAGTCTTGCCAGGAGCtgccccccacttttttttttttcccctactggcCTCTGTCCCTCTCTTGCAGGTACAGCCTCTGCTCCCGGATGGCTTGTTCTAACAGAGGTAGATTCATTCCTTCCACGCAAGTCAGCACCCGGGCCTTCACCACGGAGGCTCCACCTGAAAAACACAGACAACAGAAGCCAGGTACCCGCCGTGTCGGCACACACTCTGCAGAGGCATTCCAGCCATTTCTCCTCGACTGGTTCCCCGTCCTGAGTCTGACTGCGCAGGTATGAAAGATGGATTAAGGGatgttggtttggttttggttttgtctttttgccttgtcttgggccgctcccacagcacatggaggttcccaggctaagggtctaatcggagctgcagccaccggcctacaccagagccccagcaacgcgggacccgagctgcgtctgcgacctacaccacagctcacggcaacgctggatctttaatcccctgagcaaggccagggattgaacccgcaacctcatggttcctagtcggattcgttaaccactgcgccacgacgggaactccaagggatgtCGGTAAATTGGCCTGCCTCGGCCTCAGAACTGCAGGCCCACCATACTCTGCAGGCACATGCCTGGAACTTAGAGAGGAGCTTGGAAATTCCACTTCTCCAGGGAGGAGGCTCAGAAAGGTGgaccctctgcttctctctgttgTCATCTTCACTCCTGCCAGCTTCTCTGGAGGTCCCAAATGCCCAGAGCTGAGGAGAGGTCTCAACCACCAGCCTAGTTCTCCATCTGCACCAAGGGAAGGTCCCCTTGGAATCCCAGGGCACACTGGCATTAAAATTtggggtagggagttcccgtcgtggtgcagcggaaatgaatctgactaggaaccatgaggacgcagtttcaatccctggcctcgctcagtgggttaagatccggcgttgccgtgagctgtggtgtaggtcgcagatgcagcttggaccctgcattgccatggctctggcgtagccagTGGGTGCAGCTacgactgaacccctagcctgggaacttcccacatgctgctggtaaagccctaaaaagacagaaaaaaaaaaaaaaagaaagaaagaaaaaagaaaagaagttggaGCAgttgttcccactgtggtgcaatggaattggcagcctcttgggaaccctgggacgcaggttcaatccctggcccagcacagtgggttaaagattgggcattgccgcaactgcagctcagatccgatctctggcccaagaactccatataccacaggatggcgaagaaagaaaagaaaggaaggaaggaaggaaggaaggaaggaaggaaggaaggaaggaaggaaggaaggaagaaagaaagaaagaaagaaagaaagaaagaaagaaagaaagaaagaaagaaagaaagaaagaaagaaagaaattagggcaAAGAGTACCCCACATGCAATCCATCCAAGGGGAGAGCCTCACCTTACAGGGGCAAGTCATTCTGCCCTAAACAGGGGGCTGGGGGCGCTTCTAACATGCTGTGGTGACCTGATGGAAAGCTTATCAAAGATCAGGTGACACCAAACAGGAAAGACTTCTGTGGTTTTGTCCTAATAGGTTGTTATTTTGGGTTTGGCTCTCTGGGTACGCCAATGAGTAGACTcaatgttctattttcttttgatgCCCTTGTGAGATAGAAGCTCACTCTGATCCAAGCCTCccttctgttgtggcgcagcagaaacgaatccaactaggaaccatgaggttgcgggtttgatccctggcctcgctcagtgggttcaggatccggcgttgcggtgagtagtgctgtaggtcgcagatgcagctcagatctggtgtgactgtggctgtggtgtaggccagcagcaatggctccgattcaacccatagcctgggaacttccatatgccatggattcagccctaaaaaagagaaagagagagagagagcaaaaaaaaccccacagaagacaaaaaataatacctAGATTATCTATACGGACCATCAACAAACAGGGTATCTGCCTAAACTTCACTTGGCGCTGAAATGCCTagacctctttctttttctcttcttttgggcTGTGCCCCGTGGCATacagcagttcctgggccagggatcaaacctgcctcacagcagtaaccagagacacaagtgtgacaatgccagatccttaacctgctgagccaccagagaacgcCAGCCGAGACCTTTGCTTGCGACACACGTGGCCGTAAATAGTTTGCACAGAGCATCCGCCTGGGTTTAGGACAACACGGAGAGCAAGGACGAAAATCAAAGTGCTCTagttaaccatttaaaaatctcAACATAGGGgcgttcctgctctggcacagcgggttaaagatcggACCCAGGTTGCTGAGGCGCCCTGTTTGGTCCCCGGCCAGGTGCAGTGGCTTAATGActcagcgttgccgtggctgtggctcagattcaaatcctggcccaggaacctccatgtgccacaggtgtgccccccggCCCCCCAAAAATCTCAAAGTAGGAGCACAGGTCACATGTTTCCAAACTTCCTGTATGAAGATTTTCTTAGTTATTGGACTTAATTGTATAGAACTCTCCTTACAGTGTTGCCTATCAGCTCTTTCCTCTGAGCTGGAGATAGGAGGTGTGATTTTCCCCCCCATGAACGCAGAAAAGTTATTTACATGGAAATGAGCTTTAGAAATAGGATTATCACAGGGGCAAACCAGGCGAATCCCTTAGTCCGTCTTTGAAAGGtctctgtaggagttcctgtggtgggcacctgactagtatgcatgaggacgtgggttcgatccctggcctcgctcagtgagttaaggatccagtgttgctgtgagctgtggttgtaggtcgcagacatggctcagatcccacattgctgtggctgtggtgtaggccggcagctgtagctccgattggacccctagcctgggaacctctgtatgccgcaggtacggctctaagaagacggaaaaaaaaagagagagagagaaaaaagtctGTGTAAAAGGACTAAGAGAACAGCATTTGAAGAGCACttcaggggagagagaaaggactgTACGAACGAGCCTTTGCACCTGCAAGGCTAGATCAAGAAGCTGCAGCAAAGGAGGAGGAGCTGATACAAAAGCAGCCAGAATGCAGTGGGTCGAGGTGTGAGCCGGAGGTAAGGAAGGGGTGATATGGGGCCCGGACCGTCTTTCGGCGAGTTTGTGAGaggaggctcctccctgggcagGGATCCAGAGCTGGGGTTGACATTATTTTTGCTGCTCCTGTTTTACCTTAGAAGAGGCTTGAGCGCTTTATATGCTGGGAGGCGAGAACCAGGGGTAACTTCCCTCCCTGCATATaaaggttaaggattcagcggaGACAGCAAAGTCCCTGCGGGAGGGCGACCGGCCACACGTGGTGCAGCACAGGGGCTGTGCCTCAGGCAGGAGGGAccctcttccctcccagcccGCAGCAAAGGAGGACTGGGGGTGAGGATGCATTTTCCAGGAGAGACGGCTGCTCTGGCCTCAGTTTTACCCGGGGTGTAGGAGGGAGGGGGTGACTGTGAACACCCCGCGTGACAGGTGTGTGACAGGTGCACGTCTGAAACAGCTCTGTTGCAGACGGGGGAGAGGGGACTGGCCAGACCTGGGGTAGGAGTTCTAGGCAAGCCTGGAGGGCCCCGAGGAGAGATGAGAGCTTGCAGCTTTTGTGCTAGGAAGCCCCGGAGCTTTGGGGCCTTTCTCCATCCACAGCTGGGTGGGACCGGAAAGGGTGCAGGTTTAGCCCGCGAGGAGTGTTGGATGGCGAGGGCTTGGAACTTCTGCCAGGAAAGTGGTTGACACGACAGCGAGGTCCAgctggagaggggagaaggggggaaaaaCCCGGCAGGTCAAAGTCTTTAGGTCCCGCTGGGTGACACAGCAGAGGGCAGAAAGACACCGAAGATGGAGCCGCCTAGTTTCAAGCGGCAGAGGCGGGGCCGTTCTGGGCCTGTGGGAGGCGGCAGTGGGGCAGAGGTGGGCGTTGGCAGAACTGGGAGCAGTGGGGCAGAGGTGGGCGTTGTGTGCGGCGACAAACCCGCGGGACCCGTAGGATTATGGCCCCACCTCAGGTTCTCTGATGTGCTTGAGGCTCCTGGTGGGGGGCAGCGGGGGGCAGGTTTCATTGCAAGGCCCAGAGGAGGCTAGAGCATCAGAAGGGGCTTTAAGACAGAGGAGCAAAGGTTCGAGAAGACACAACAGGACCCAGTGGTCAGGGGGACGAAAAGCAGAACAGGTGGGATTTATGGAGAGCGGAGCTCTGGGGCAGCCTCCCGCTGCAGGCAAGGAACCTTCAGCCTGGGACTTCACGCGCCCCCCCggcagcagagctggggagaGGCTGTGCCCCACCCGTTAATCCCCGGACTGGAAGCCAGTCAGTCGGCGGCGTAGGGCTGGCGTTTCTTTGCTTTGTGGGCAGAAACGCCAGAGAGACGATTTGAAGTGGCCTTTTGTCCACTGTCAGAACTGCCAACCTTGCCATGGGGCGAGATCTGGGCCTGCGTCACCACAGGACTTAAGACCTAGCCAGGGGCCCGACACGCCGCCCCCAGCTGGAGCTTAAAGTTCGCACCACCCCCCGCCCGCCCCTCCTCGCCAGCGGCGCTCTTGCCTTGTGTCAGTCACGAATGATGGGCATGTGGTCCTCAGAAATTAGGAACGGAGCGGAAAAATTGAACAGAGAAAAAAGTTACAGGCTGAGATGAAAACAGTGAGAAGTGGTGAACTCGCCAGGGCCTGGGAAGAACGCGGCCGGGGCTGAGGCTTGATCaccaaggttttgttttgttttttgtttttggcaagaatacttcAGAGTGGAACCCTCTGTGCTCTTCGGGTGCCTCACGCCAGAGGCACCTGATTATCGCTCTGCTTTTTGAAATGTTGGATTGATCGGACAGGCCCGATGCCAGCCAGCTTCACCAAATGATTTTATCAGCTGGTGATTGATGGATGTGGCTGGATGTATGATGTCCTTAGGGCTTTTAAAGTGGTGACTTTAGAATTTAATGATTTCTCCTGCGTGTATTTACTGAGATTCTTCTCTAAAGAACTTTCCCTCGTCCGAGCTTTTGGTTTCCCTGGAATACAATCCACTCAGAAAAAGGCAGGAGAGACTCTCGAGGGCAGAAGGAGCAGGTTTAATGCATCCGGAGGAAGCAATCAGCTAATTCCAGATCACAGTTTTCCAATAAAtggcatttaaaagaaaaaaaaaaatgggagttccacGGTGGCAAAGCAGGTggaggagccagtgttgtcactgctgtggcgcaggttcaatccctggcccgggaacttccaaatgctgtgggtgcagccaaaatgagaaaaagaaagaagacagaaccATTGTAGAGACTGTGTATGACCCAAAGGCAATGTACAGACTCGGCCTCCTgcttttattcatgtatttattgattgattttttttagggctgctc
The Phacochoerus africanus isolate WHEZ1 chromosome 14, ROS_Pafr_v1, whole genome shotgun sequence DNA segment above includes these coding regions:
- the CDK3 gene encoding cyclin-dependent kinase 3 isoform X1; its protein translation is MGGPGQGGRGGWRGSGVLGVGAKAPGAVCFQGSSAAMDVFQKVEKIGEGTYGVVYKAKNKETGQLVALKKIRLDLETEGVPSTAIREISLLKELKHPNIVRLLDVVHSEKKLYLVFEFLSQDLKKYMDATPASELPLHLVKSYLFQLLQGVNFCHSHRVIHRDLKPQNLLINELGAIKLADFGLARAFGVPLRTYTHEVVTLWYRAPEILLGCKFYSTAVDVWSIGCIFAEMVTRRALFPGDSEIDQLFRIFRTLGTPSEAMWPGVTQLPDYKGSFPKWTRKGLEEIVPSLEPEGRDLLTQLLQYDPSRRISAKAALAHPYFSSTESSPAPHQCALERFCR
- the CDK3 gene encoding cyclin-dependent kinase 3 isoform X2, producing MDVFQKVEKIGEGTYGVVYKAKNKETGQLVALKKIRLDLETEGVPSTAIREISLLKELKHPNIVRLLDVVHSEKKLYLVFEFLSQDLKKYMDATPASELPLHLVKSYLFQLLQGVNFCHSHRVIHRDLKPQNLLINELGAIKLADFGLARAFGVPLRTYTHEVVTLWYRAPEILLGCKFYSTAVDVWSIGCIFAEMVTRRALFPGDSEIDQLFRIFRTLGTPSEAMWPGVTQLPDYKGSFPKWTRKGLEEIVPSLEPEGRDLLTQLLQYDPSRRISAKAALAHPYFSSTESSPAPHQCALERFCR